DNA sequence from the Archangium lipolyticum genome:
GCTGCTGGCGCACCTGGCGGGGAAGGAGTCGGTGCTGGTGTGGGGCGAGCGGAGCGTGGAGCACGCCCGGCGAATCCAGGAGGTCCGGCCGCTGCTGGACACGTACTTCCTGCAGTGCCGGCTGATCGCGGCGCAGCCGGAGGCCGTCGCGAGCCTCAAGCTGGAGGCGGGCCGGGTCCAGGGCGCGCTCGGGGACACGCAGGCGCTCGCGCGGGCGGTGTCGGAGCTGCCCATCGCGCCGCCCGAGCCGGGGGGAGCGCTGCGCTGGTCCCGGCTGTACCGGGGCCCGGCGTTCGAGACGCTCGAGGCGTTCCGGCGGGACGTGGCCGTGCCCCTCACCGCCGACATGGCGACGCTCGGGGACACCGCCTGGCGGGAGCTGTGCGCGAGGGCCGACGCCATCCTGGTGTGGTGGGCACGGCTCGACGCGAGCCCCCTGCGTGGGCTGGTGGACGCGCTGTCGGACATCCCCGAGTCCGATTTGGATGCCCTCGAGGCGGCATGCCGGGCGGACCTGTCGCTGAAGGACAAGCTGGACGCGGTGGAGGAGTTGGAGCGGCTGATCCTCTACCAGCGCTGGCTGCTGACGTTCGCCAACAACTTCATCAGCATGCCGGACCTCTACCAGACGAAGCGGCGGGCGCTGGTGGAGAAGGGGACGCTCATCCTTGGAGGGTTGCGGTACAGGCTGGCGGTGCTGGTGACGAACCGCGCGGCGCACTCGGCGCTGACGAGCCAGGGCACCACCTGCACCCTCTACGTCCAGGTGGTGGCGAAGGAGGGGGGGGAGAGCTACGAGGTGGCCGTGCCGGCCACGCGAGGCCGGAGCGCACACCTCCTGGTGGGCAAGCGCGGCGTATTCTACGACGTGGAGGGCCGCGAGTTCGACGCCGTGGTGACGCAGGTCATCCACCAGCCCGTCTCGCTGTGGGAGGCGATGACGAGGCCGTTCGAGCGGATCGGCCGCTTCATCTCCACGAAGATCGAGGGGATGGCGACGGCCGGGGAGAAGTCGCTCGACGCGCAGCTGGAGAAGGGGTTCACGCCGGCTCCGGTGCCCCCCGCTCCGGGTGCTCCCGCTGCTCCGGCTCCGGCGGCTCCGGTGGCGGGGCCGGCGGGCTTCATCGCGGCGCTGGGCATCACGTTCGCGGCGGTGGGTTCGTCACTGGCCTTCATCGTGACGCAGGTGAAGTCGCTCACGCTCTTCGATGTCCTCTCGGCGGCGATCATCGTCGTGGCCCTGGTCATGGTGCCGTCGGGCCTGCTGGGCTGGCTCAAGCTGCGCAAGCGCAACCTGGCGCTGCTGCTGGAGGGCTCGGGTTGGGCGCTCAACGACCGGTTGATGGTCACACGCGACCTGGCGGCCCTCATCACCCGCAGGCCGAGGCTGCCGAAGAACGCCACCGTGGATCGGACCGACGTGCTGCGCTCCGTGCTCGTGCGGGTGCGAGAGGACGATGAGGCGGAGCAGGGCTCGCCGGGGGCGTGGATCCTCATCGCGCTCGTCATCCTCTTCGTGGTGCTCTGGCAGTTGCGCGAGCCGCTCCTGCGCGAGGCCTGCAAGCGCCAGTGGATGGCCGGAAGCACATGCGATGCGGTGCTGTCTCCGGGGAACTCTCCAGCGGTGCCGCCCGTGCAGCCGAAGCCGTGAGGCTTTCTCGGGGGGGCTACCGCCAGCCGAGCAGCTCGCGCAGCAGGGATGTCAGCTGCCCGGCGACGCGCTGGTGTGTCTTGCGGCTGGGGTGCCAGGCGCAGCCAAAGCCCTCCTCCTCGCGGCGGGGGGGCACCTCGACGAAGTGCACGCGGGCATCTCCGCCCTGACGCAGGGTCTCCACCACGCCAGAGATGAGCGTGCGGGCATGGGTGCGCGCGTGGACCTCCTTGGGCCACTCGTCAGCGAGACTGGAGCCGAGGACGCAGAGGATGTGGGCGTTGGGGTAGCGGCTCCGGATGCCCTCCACGAGGGCGCGGTAGGCACCGCGGAAGCGCTCCTCGCCGGGGTGCTCCTTCCAGAAGTCATTGGCGCCGAGCTGGATGACCACGGCGTCGGGCACCCACGAGTGGAAGTCCCAACGGCTGTCCTCGCGATAGGGGAGGGTGCGCTCGTAGAGCTGGGGCAGGGTGGGGGTGG
Encoded proteins:
- a CDS encoding kinesin, with product MTRSLVYRRYGGSLQVSIPSFEVLVEAVRIPETQWLATACPLEGLNCDRGFLSFVDTDRNGRIRVVEVRAAVEHTARLLKSYQGVDSASEVLELDALSEEGVKLRDVAGILLETLKAGERTRISLEQVRTSEKALLEAGQNGDGIVAPAFLPERLRPLARKLMACFPEVKNRAGQAGVDPPMLQRAREERSALLAHLAGKESVLVWGERSVEHARRIQEVRPLLDTYFLQCRLIAAQPEAVASLKLEAGRVQGALGDTQALARAVSELPIAPPEPGGALRWSRLYRGPAFETLEAFRRDVAVPLTADMATLGDTAWRELCARADAILVWWARLDASPLRGLVDALSDIPESDLDALEAACRADLSLKDKLDAVEELERLILYQRWLLTFANNFISMPDLYQTKRRALVEKGTLILGGLRYRLAVLVTNRAAHSALTSQGTTCTLYVQVVAKEGGESYEVAVPATRGRSAHLLVGKRGVFYDVEGREFDAVVTQVIHQPVSLWEAMTRPFERIGRFISTKIEGMATAGEKSLDAQLEKGFTPAPVPPAPGAPAAPAPAAPVAGPAGFIAALGITFAAVGSSLAFIVTQVKSLTLFDVLSAAIIVVALVMVPSGLLGWLKLRKRNLALLLEGSGWALNDRLMVTRDLAALITRRPRLPKNATVDRTDVLRSVLVRVREDDEAEQGSPGAWILIALVILFVVLWQLREPLLREACKRQWMAGSTCDAVLSPGNSPAVPPVQPKP